From a region of the Salinispira pacifica genome:
- a CDS encoding TraR/DksA family transcriptional regulator — protein MSMNQSESTALSVEELSELEQLIRQRIQELEEQLPYLNEETQAVSPSCSLGRLTRMEALNDKGVNEHILGETKRNLERLRNALSRMDGGTYGNCIRCGKPMPIGRLRLVPQALICVPCSEKPGRR, from the coding sequence ATGTCTATGAACCAGTCCGAATCAACGGCGCTTTCCGTCGAAGAGTTGAGCGAACTAGAGCAGTTAATCCGACAGCGTATTCAGGAGCTTGAAGAGCAGCTGCCCTATCTCAATGAGGAAACCCAGGCTGTGAGTCCAAGCTGCAGTCTGGGAAGGCTCACACGGATGGAAGCCCTGAACGATAAAGGGGTGAACGAGCATATTCTCGGTGAAACGAAGCGGAATCTGGAGCGTCTTCGCAATGCTCTGAGCCGGATGGATGGAGGAACCTACGGGAACTGCATCCGCTGCGGCAAGCCCATGCCCATCGGTCGGCTCCGGCTGGTTCCCCAAGCCCTCATCTGCGTTCCCTGCTCTGAAAAGCCCGGCCGCCGCTGA
- the cysN gene encoding sulfate adenylyltransferase subunit CysN, producing the protein MSSKTRKDDEHTQSSAAQAAAGQTDTGVHAPGEQDEYNIEEYLNRELLRFTTAGSVDDGKSTLIGRLLFDSKAIFQDQMEQLEASSQLRGEEDVNLALLTDGLRAEREQGITIDVAYRYFSTPKRKFIIADTPGHEQYTRNMVTGASTADLAIVLIDARKGVLTQSKRHGFIASLLGIPHLVVAVNKMDLVDWSEEVFNNIVSDYTDFCDNLAIDDISFIPISALTGDNVVDKSSNMDWYEGRSVLHHLETVILAGDRNLEDFRFPVQYVVRPHLDFRGFAGRIASGTVKKGDAITALPSNKTSSVQSIVTYEGELEEAFESQSVILTLEDEIDISRGDMIVKSEDLPESSTTFEAVLCWMDDSNDLSLSNHYILQQTTRRVQAYVNRLEYNIDVNDLSHNPAESLTLNEIGAVRIETAHPLYFDAYSRNRQTGSFVLIDPATNLTVAAGMIRHSARQAAGDEPASRTPAERSTVSPNVKWEDTDVSLAAREERNGHKAQIFWFTGLSGSGKSTIAKALEKRLFAEGRQVVMLDGDNIRHGLNGDLGFSEADRQENIRRVGHAAKLFYDAGFIVLCTFISPRKAMRDEVRRLFPEGRFREVHVKVDLEEAKRRDPKGLYKKAEAGEINDFTGIHQPYEVNHDAEVFLDTQKVSVEQAVTILREMI; encoded by the coding sequence ATGAGTTCAAAGACCAGAAAAGACGACGAGCATACACAGTCCTCCGCCGCTCAGGCTGCAGCCGGTCAGACAGACACCGGCGTACATGCCCCAGGCGAACAGGATGAATACAATATCGAAGAATACTTAAACCGGGAGCTGCTGCGCTTCACCACCGCAGGCAGCGTGGATGATGGCAAATCCACCCTCATCGGCCGCCTGCTGTTCGACAGCAAGGCCATCTTCCAGGATCAGATGGAACAGCTTGAAGCTTCCAGCCAGCTCCGTGGAGAAGAGGATGTGAACCTGGCCCTTTTGACCGACGGCCTGCGAGCCGAGCGGGAGCAGGGCATCACCATCGATGTGGCCTACCGCTATTTCTCCACTCCCAAACGGAAGTTCATTATTGCCGACACTCCGGGACACGAACAGTACACACGGAACATGGTGACCGGCGCATCCACCGCAGACCTGGCAATCGTGCTGATAGACGCCCGGAAAGGTGTGCTGACCCAAAGCAAGCGCCACGGTTTCATCGCCAGTCTGCTGGGGATTCCCCATCTGGTGGTGGCGGTGAACAAGATGGACCTGGTGGACTGGTCCGAAGAGGTGTTCAACAATATCGTTTCCGATTACACCGATTTCTGCGACAATCTGGCAATAGATGATATCAGCTTTATTCCCATCTCAGCCCTCACCGGGGACAATGTGGTGGATAAGAGCAGCAACATGGACTGGTACGAGGGCCGCTCGGTGCTCCATCATCTTGAAACTGTCATCCTGGCCGGCGACCGGAATCTGGAAGATTTCCGTTTCCCGGTTCAGTACGTGGTTCGTCCCCATCTGGATTTCCGGGGATTCGCCGGAAGAATCGCCTCGGGTACGGTAAAAAAGGGCGATGCCATAACCGCCCTGCCGTCCAACAAGACCAGCAGCGTACAGTCCATTGTGACCTATGAGGGAGAGCTGGAAGAGGCTTTTGAGAGTCAGTCGGTTATCCTCACTCTGGAAGATGAAATTGATATTTCCCGGGGAGATATGATCGTCAAGAGCGAGGATCTTCCCGAATCTTCAACCACCTTCGAGGCGGTACTCTGCTGGATGGACGATTCCAACGATCTTTCACTTTCCAACCATTACATTCTTCAGCAGACCACCCGACGGGTTCAGGCCTATGTGAACCGGCTGGAATACAATATCGATGTGAACGATCTGTCCCACAACCCCGCCGAAAGCCTTACTCTGAATGAGATCGGGGCGGTGCGGATCGAAACCGCCCACCCCCTCTATTTTGATGCCTACAGCCGCAACCGGCAGACCGGAAGCTTTGTGCTCATTGATCCTGCCACCAATCTCACCGTAGCTGCCGGCATGATCCGTCACAGCGCACGGCAGGCCGCCGGAGATGAACCTGCATCCCGGACCCCGGCTGAGCGCAGCACGGTAAGCCCCAATGTGAAATGGGAAGACACCGACGTAAGCCTGGCCGCCCGTGAAGAACGGAACGGTCACAAGGCTCAGATCTTCTGGTTCACCGGTCTTTCGGGAAGCGGAAAAAGCACCATCGCCAAAGCCTTGGAAAAACGTCTTTTCGCAGAAGGCCGGCAGGTGGTGATGCTTGACGGCGACAATATCCGCCACGGTCTGAACGGCGATCTGGGATTCAGCGAAGCCGACCGCCAGGAGAACATCCGGCGGGTAGGCCATGCCGCCAAGCTTTTTTATGACGCCGGATTCATCGTGCTGTGCACCTTCATCAGCCCCCGGAAAGCCATGCGGGACGAGGTTCGCCGTCTCTTCCCTGAAGGCCGCTTCAGAGAGGTTCATGTGAAAGTGGATCTTGAAGAGGCCAAGCGCCGTGATCCCAAGGGGCTGTACAAAAAAGCGGAAGCGGGAGAAATCAATGACTTCACCGGAATCCATCAGCCCTATGAGGTGAACCACGATGCGGAAGTATTTCTGGATACCCAGAAGGTGTCGGTTGAGCAGGCGGTTACCATACTGCGGGAGATGATCTGA
- the cysD gene encoding sulfate adenylyltransferase subunit CysD, whose protein sequence is MKKYHLNHLRSLESEAIYVIREVAAQFERPVMLFSGGKDSICMAHLARKAFYPGKIPFPLMHVDTGHNFAETIEFRDQFIKDYEANLIVAHVQDSIDSGRVTEESGPYASRNSLQTVTLLDAIKEHKFDAAMGGARRDEEKARAKERFFSFRNRFGQWDPKSQRPELWNIFNAQKNMGEHFRVFPISNWTELDVWSYIALENIPMPSLYFSHTRKVLIRDGVILGDSEVIEKLPGEEPVEKEVRFRTIGDMTCTGGVESPARNVEEIIAEIAATRTTERGGRADDKRSEAAMEDRKKQGYF, encoded by the coding sequence ATGAAAAAGTATCATCTGAATCATTTGCGATCACTGGAATCCGAAGCCATATACGTCATCAGGGAGGTGGCTGCACAATTTGAGCGGCCGGTAATGCTGTTCTCCGGCGGGAAGGATTCCATCTGCATGGCTCATCTGGCCAGAAAGGCCTTTTATCCCGGGAAAATACCTTTTCCCCTGATGCATGTGGATACCGGACACAATTTTGCCGAGACCATCGAGTTTCGGGATCAGTTTATTAAAGACTACGAGGCGAACCTGATCGTTGCCCACGTCCAGGATTCCATCGACTCCGGCCGGGTGACCGAAGAAAGCGGACCCTATGCAAGCCGAAACTCCCTGCAGACGGTGACTCTCCTGGATGCCATCAAGGAGCACAAGTTTGACGCCGCCATGGGCGGAGCCCGCCGGGACGAGGAGAAGGCCCGGGCGAAGGAGCGCTTCTTCAGCTTCAGAAACCGTTTCGGTCAATGGGACCCGAAAAGCCAGCGTCCCGAACTCTGGAACATTTTCAATGCCCAGAAAAACATGGGCGAACACTTCCGTGTGTTTCCCATATCCAACTGGACGGAGCTGGACGTGTGGAGCTACATCGCACTGGAGAACATCCCCATGCCCAGCCTCTACTTCTCCCACACCAGGAAGGTGCTGATCCGGGACGGTGTGATTCTCGGAGACAGTGAAGTGATTGAGAAGCTTCCCGGTGAAGAGCCGGTGGAGAAGGAAGTCCGGTTCAGAACCATCGGGGATATGACCTGCACCGGCGGGGTTGAGAGTCCCGCCCGGAATGTTGAAGAAATTATCGCAGAGATCGCAGCAACCCGGACCACAGAACGGGGCGGCCGTGCGGACGACAAGCGGAGCGAAGCCGCAATGGAAGACCGGAAGAAACAGGGGTATTTTTAA